One part of the Arabidopsis thaliana chromosome 1 sequence genome encodes these proteins:
- the MC7 gene encoding metacaspase 7 (metacaspase 7 (MC7); FUNCTIONS IN: cysteine-type endopeptidase activity; INVOLVED IN: proteolysis; LOCATED IN: cellular_component unknown; EXPRESSED IN: hypocotyl, male gametophyte, root; CONTAINS InterPro DOMAIN/s: Peptidase C14, caspase catalytic (InterPro:IPR011600); BEST Arabidopsis thaliana protein match is: metacaspase 4 (TAIR:AT1G79340.1); Has 1196 Blast hits to 1169 proteins in 284 species: Archae - 7; Bacteria - 340; Metazoa - 0; Fungi - 299; Plants - 319; Viruses - 0; Other Eukaryotes - 231 (source: NCBI BLink).), producing the protein MAKRALLIGINYPGTTEELQGCVNDVHRMHKCLVDRFGFAEEDITVLIDTDESYTQPTGKNIRQALSELIKPAKSGDVLFVHYSGHGTRVPPETGEEDDTGFDECIVPSDLNPIPDDDFRDLVEQVPEGCQITIVSDSCHSGGLIDEAKEQIGESTTTKPNRESKVSSFEFEFKNCLHSIFVKLLAFCGIGSSHVETREIVEVGEGDEVVRSRYLPLERFIELLKQQTGQDNIEIGKIRPTLFDVFGEDSSPKIKKFMKVILTKLRKTNDQSTLLGKIEESARGYIEETLNDEHYMKPAMQAQVKSDREIYGGRSSNGLFPDRGILLSGCQTDETSADVKKKGEAFGAFSNAIQMVLSETDHKDKITNKEMVLRAREILKKQMFIQRPGLYCNDRFVNAPFIC; encoded by the exons ATGGCAAAGAGAGCGTTGTTGATAGGAATCAACTATCCAGGAACCACGGAGGAGCTACAAGGCTGCGTCAATGACGTCCATAGAATGCATAAGTGTCTCGTTGACCGGTTCGGATTCGCGGAGGAAGATATCACTGTGCTGATTGACACCGACGAATCTTACACTCAACCCACAGGAAAGAACATCCGTCAGGCTTTGTCGGAGCTCATAAAGCCAGCAAAATCCGGTGACGTTTTATTCGTGCATTACAGCGGACACGGCACGAGAGTCCCACCGGAAACAGGGGAAGAGGATGATACAGGTTTTGATGAGTGTATTGTTCCTTCCGACTTGAATCCAATTCCTG ATGATGATTTCAGGGATTTAGTGGAACAAGTTCCAGAGGGATGTCAGATAACTATCGTATCAGACTCTTGTCACAGCGGCGGGCTCATTGATGAAGCTAAGGAACAGATCGGAGAGAGTACCACGACGAAGCCAAATCGAGAAtccaaagtttcttcttttgaattcGAGTTTAAAAACTGTTTGCATAGCATTTTTGTGAAACTGCTTGCTTTTTGTGGAATCGGAAGTTCTCATGTAGAGACGCGCGAGATCGTAGAAGTAGGCGAGGGAGATGAAGTTGTCAGATCAAGGTATCTGCCGTTGGAGAGGTTTATTGAACTTCTCAAACAACAAACTGGGCAAGACAATATCGAGATTGGGAAAATCAGACCCACCCTTTTTGATGTCTTTGGTGAAGATTCGAGCCCGAAGATAAAGAAGTTCATGAAAGTGATTCTTACCAAGCTAAGGAAAACAAATGACCAAAGTACGCTACTTGGTAAGATCGAAGAAAGTGCTCGAGGGTATATAGAAGAGACGCTGAACGATGAACACTACATGAAACCCGCAATGCAGGCACAAGTGAAGAGCGATCGTGAGATTTATGGAGGAAGATCAAGCAACGGATTGTTTCCTGACCGAGGGATTCTGTTGAGTGGATGTCAAACAGATGAGACATCAGCAGATGttaagaagaaaggagaagcgTTTGGAGCGTTTAGTAATGCCATCCAAATGGTTTTGTCAGAGACTGATCATAAAGATAAGATTACAAACAAGGAAATGGTATTGAGGGCAAGAGAGATTCTGAAGAAACAGATGTTTATTCAGAGACCAGGATTGTATTGCAATGACCGCTTTGTGAATGCTCCGTTTATATGCTAA